Within the candidate division KSB1 bacterium genome, the region GTAGACGATTCAAGTGTAGATACTGAAGTTGAGAAATTTGTGAAGGCCGTTGAAAAGTCAAAGAGCGAGTTAAAGTCTTTGCAGAGCAAAGTGGTTCGCAAGGTAGGCCTGGAAAATGCAAAAATATTTGATGTTCATCAACTTTTACTTGAAGATAGTGTGATTATTGAGGAAACGATTCATAGTATAAAAAAAGAAAATAAGAGTGCTGAATTTGCATTTTTTCATATTATGCAAAAATATGAGAACACTTTGAATGGAAGCTCTACTAACCATTTTCAAAACCGAAGCTCTGATTTAAGGGACGTTAAAAGAAGGGTGATTCGACATATTCAAGGAGACCGCACCGATCAATTGAATCAACTTTCCGGATCAGCCGTCATTGTAACGAATGATTTAACGCCTTCAGATGCAGTCATGCTGGAAAAGCGGAAAGTCTTGGGATTTGCAACTGATTTAGGTGGCCGGACTTCTCATGCGGCTATCATGGCCCGCTCAATGGAAGTGCCGTCAGTGGTGGGACTTCGGCGGATTTTCAACCTTGTTGAGGAAGGAGATCGAATTGTCATCGATGGCAACGAAGGCAAAGTGCTCATCCAGCCAGATGAAAAGACTATAAACCACTATCGGAAATTGCAGGAAAAGTATTATGATACGAATCGAAAGCTGGACGAAATTCGCGATCTAAAATGTCTAACTATCGATGGTAAGGAAATCGAGCTTTCAGCAAATTTAGAGTTCAGTGACGAAGCGGAGTCGGTAAAATCACATGGGGCAAAAGGCGTTGGACTCTATCGCACCGATTATATTTACCTTACAAAAAAGGAATTACCAACTGAAGAGGAGCAATTTCAGGAATACAGAAAAATTGTAAAAAAGATTTCCCCGGATTCTGTCATTATTCGTACTATGGATTTGGGCGGTGATAAATTACCAAAATCCTTTTTGATTCCGCCTCAGGAAAATCCTTTTTTGGGTTGGCGCGCGATTCGAATTTCCCTGGAAAGAAAAGATATTTTTAAAACCCAATTACGAGCAATCCTGAGAGCCAGCGGAGCTGGGAATGTAAAAATCCTTTTTCCCATGATTTCCGGATTAGATGAGGTTCATGAATGTAAAAAAGCACTAGAGAACGCAAAATCGGAACTGCAAAAAGAAGGCATTAAATACGACCTTGATATTGAAATCGGTGTTATAATTGAAGTCCCATCTGCTGCTCTGTTAGCCGACAAAATAGCTAAGGAAGTAGATTTTCTTAGTATTGGAACAAACGACCTTGTCCAGTACCTGTTAGCTGTTGATCGTGGAAACGAACGCATTGCCTATCTGTATCAGCATCTGCATCCGGCAATTCTGAGAATGATCAAACAAATCATTATGGCCGGCCATCAGGAAGGTGTTTGGGTTGGTATGTGCGGTGAAATGGCCAGCGACCCGCTATCCACTTTGATTTTAATCGGTATGGATTTAGATGAATTTAGCGTGAGTCCGATAGCGGTTCCGGAAATAAAAAAGATTATTCGTTCAACGGAGTACCGCGAAGCGGCTCGAATTGCCAAGAAGGTTCTGCAATTTGACAGGCCCTCGGAGGTGGAGCGGTTTATGACCAAAGTTGTACGGAAAAAGTTTAAGAATTTGATTTTTTGAGAAAGAATGACAAATATAAATAGAACGGAAATTGCAAAATTTGATGCAGACGGAATGTTGCAGAAGATCCTTGAGTTTCCCGAACAACTGAAGCATGCGCTCGACCTTGCCAGGTCTACCAAGGTTTCTTTAAATAACGAAAAAATTCAAAACATATGTGTCTGCGGAATGGGCGGCTCAGCCATTGGCGGAGACCTGGTTCGGTCCTGTTTGAATAATCAGTTGAATATCCCCTTTTTTGTGAATAGATATTATCAGGTGCCTAATTTCATAAATGAAAGCTCATTGGTGATTGTATGCAGTTATTCGGGAAATACCGAAGAAACGTTAGCCGCTTATGAAGATGCCTATCAAAGAAAAGCGCAAATTATCTG harbors:
- the ptsP gene encoding phosphoenolpyruvate--protein phosphotransferase, producing the protein MAVKNNKIKCKYLLKGVPASPGIAISKVFKLKSESISIDPTIVDDSSVDTEVEKFVKAVEKSKSELKSLQSKVVRKVGLENAKIFDVHQLLLEDSVIIEETIHSIKKENKSAEFAFFHIMQKYENTLNGSSTNHFQNRSSDLRDVKRRVIRHIQGDRTDQLNQLSGSAVIVTNDLTPSDAVMLEKRKVLGFATDLGGRTSHAAIMARSMEVPSVVGLRRIFNLVEEGDRIVIDGNEGKVLIQPDEKTINHYRKLQEKYYDTNRKLDEIRDLKCLTIDGKEIELSANLEFSDEAESVKSHGAKGVGLYRTDYIYLTKKELPTEEEQFQEYRKIVKKISPDSVIIRTMDLGGDKLPKSFLIPPQENPFLGWRAIRISLERKDIFKTQLRAILRASGAGNVKILFPMISGLDEVHECKKALENAKSELQKEGIKYDLDIEIGVIIEVPSAALLADKIAKEVDFLSIGTNDLVQYLLAVDRGNERIAYLYQHLHPAILRMIKQIIMAGHQEGVWVGMCGEMASDPLSTLILIGMDLDEFSVSPIAVPEIKKIIRSTEYREAARIAKKVLQFDRPSEVERFMTKVVRKKFKNLIF